From Anopheles funestus chromosome 3RL, idAnoFuneDA-416_04, whole genome shotgun sequence, a single genomic window includes:
- the LOC125771176 gene encoding fibrinogen-like protein A — translation MERRITLFLLTFATFSIVNGEEQPIGGCGFGYEMLLAKLETIEERLIALEAKLENVPTQKVEGPEKNRAISKEESIVRSNDGIVLSTTVSTVSLVKTDPTPKYPIGIVPTEEELADGEGNIYTSCREVPSRVSGKFLIRISDDAQPMNLLCELNPLDGGWIVVQNRFNGTESFYRNWKDYEAGFGNLDGEFWLGLERISTLVNNGREWEIMFWLKNFAGVTQYSQFSKFMLGNATEQYILKQAGQYSGNAGDSIGRHVGNKFTTYDRDNDPASYNCAKKHRGGWWYHNTCITSNLNGVYGYTASEQSNTWLTMKPIGYGLQASKIMIRQRL, via the exons ATGGaacgtagaataactttgtttttgcttacatttgcaACGTTTTCAATTGTCAATGGAGAAGAACAACCAATTGGTGGATGTGGCTTTGGATACGAAATGTTGCTAGCAAAGCTGGAAACAATTGAAGAAAG GCTTATTGCATTAGAAGCAAAGCTTGAGAATGTACCTACACAGAAGGTTGAAGGACCAGAAAAAAATCGCGCCATTTCAAAGGAAGAAAGCATTGTTCGGAGTAATGATGGAATCGTGTTATCCACCACTGTGTCTACAGTGTCTCTTGTAAAAACCGACCCAACACCCAAGTACCCCATAGGTATTGTACCAACCGAAGAAGAGCTTGCTGATGGGGAAGGCAACATATACACCTCTTGCCGAGAGGTCCCATCACGGGTCAGTGGTAAATTTCTTATCAGAATTTCGGACGATGCTCAACCGATGAATCTGCTCTGTGAATTGAATCCACTCGATGGCGGATGGATCGTGGTGCAGAATCGTTTCAACGGCACAGAATCGTTCTATCGCAACTGGAAAGATTACGAAGCTGGGTTTGGCAATTTGGATGGCGAATTTTGGCTCGGCTTGGAAAGAATTAGCACCCTGGTAAACAATGGCCGCGAATGGGAGATCATGTTCTGGTTGAAGAACTTTGCGGGAGTAACACAGTATTCACAGTTTTCCAAGTTTATGCTTGGTAATGCGACAGAACAGTACATACTGAAGCAGGCTGGACAGTATTCAGGCAATGCTGGCGACTCGATCGGTCGACATGTGGGCAACAAATTTACTACCTACGATCGTGATAACGATCCAGCATCGTACAACTGTGCGAAAAAACATCGCGGTGGATGGTGGTATCACAATACGTGTATCACCAG CAATCTGAACGGTGTGTACGGATACACAGCGAGTGAACAATCAAACACTTGGCTAACGATGAAACCCATTGGATACGGTTTGCAAGCGTCGAAAATCATGATAAGGCAACGGCTTTAA